The Candidatus Saccharimonadales bacterium genome contains a region encoding:
- a CDS encoding phosphatidylglycerol lysyltransferase domain-containing protein, whose protein sequence is MSFPKFPEFRKLTVKDKHAYLHYYSQLNEPYSDFSFDNLIIWLDYHNDLEASDLNNNLVIRFTNILDDDATCYSLVGSSNISTAADSLLDFLTTHTDCVKLSYVPEEIIDTIRQLNRVDIRIEEDIDNKDYVYNTTDLAGMQGKHYRNLRERVIKFASGKSIHTKLFNCTDPLDRAIIDSAILIWSKKNMAHSNDPAKVELNAINKHLDLAQHFDIRAYGIYVENELACITIVHAPPHKGWLIGNHLKYDTDYPGAFGFTVHHLAIVAQSEGIQWLNCEQDLGKDGLKFIKTILRPAKFLQRYTVWLESAVKDQ, encoded by the coding sequence ATGTCTTTCCCTAAATTTCCCGAATTTCGCAAGCTTACTGTGAAGGACAAACATGCCTATCTCCATTATTATTCTCAGCTTAACGAGCCTTATTCGGATTTCAGTTTTGACAATCTGATAATATGGCTCGATTACCATAATGATCTAGAGGCCAGCGACCTAAACAATAATCTTGTTATCAGATTCACCAACATACTCGATGACGACGCTACTTGCTATTCACTTGTGGGAAGCTCTAATATCTCAACAGCCGCAGATAGTCTTCTAGATTTCCTAACAACGCACACAGATTGTGTGAAATTATCATATGTTCCCGAAGAAATAATTGACACTATCCGACAACTCAATCGCGTCGACATTAGAATTGAGGAAGATATTGATAATAAAGATTATGTGTACAACACTACTGATCTAGCAGGCATGCAAGGCAAGCACTATAGAAACTTACGAGAAAGAGTTATTAAATTTGCAAGCGGAAAAAGTATTCATACAAAACTATTCAATTGCACCGATCCTCTAGATAGAGCAATCATTGACTCTGCTATTCTAATATGGTCGAAAAAGAACATGGCCCACAGCAATGATCCGGCGAAAGTCGAGTTAAATGCAATCAATAAACACCTCGATCTTGCCCAGCACTTTGATATTCGTGCATATGGTATTTATGTGGAGAATGAACTTGCATGTATTACTATCGTTCATGCTCCACCGCATAAAGGATGGTTAATCGGAAATCACCTGAAATACGACACCGACTATCCAGGGGCTTTTGGCTTCACCGTGCATCACCTTGCTATTGTTGCTCAATCAGAAGGTATTCAGTGGCTAAATTGTGAACAAGATCTAGGTAAAGATGGTCTTAAGTTTATTAAGACTATTCTTAGGCCTGCTAAGTTTTTGCAACGCTACACTGTATGGTTAGAATCAGCCGTCAAGGACCAGTAG
- a CDS encoding ATP-binding protein yields MQFNVIYYTLYLSAILGIIIISFLVYSRRREPEYRYFAIFSVLLSLWLTFQFCTQLFSDNFVVSTTLLLRLSVAVAPFFAIYFYFFAIEHAGLKARKKIHFILPAILALVTIQSSLAVQSGTASIDGITLRDGPLYFPIFGVAAAYILVSIFYMFKGNKSPKVSSNPARKQANNILIAGVLQALIIISLAAIFLSEEPLAQVLSPFALFLMVAIFSYAIIRHQLFDIRLIAVRALTYSFSLVTIAALYSLLAFGLINTALEGQHDFLQKALYLFIALLLALTFSPLKSFFDRITRTIFYQDSYKSQEVIDRFSSTLVSTVDIKDLSQNAGEILRSAIKSQYIAILLAPTSQEDTKPRIMIDGQDKGLNQEELYGSLSKHSERLFIQDEIYGDRERQKVFKSMHNSSCAVAARLETHGDFIGYVLFGLKNNGKPYTHQDIELIRITTDELALGIQNTLRFEEIQSFNVTLQAKVNEATSQLRRTNTELRRLDEAKDEFVSMASHQLRTPLTSVKGYLSMVLEGDAGKISDTQKKLLGEAFTSSERMVHLINDFLNVSRLQTGKFMLESRALNLAKIVGQEVDSLQSTAGAHALKLRYRMPSHFPILYIDESKIRQVVMNFIDNSIYYSKEDSTITVTLEIEDSEAVLKVHDTGIGVPEAEQVHIFTKFFRAANARRQRPDGTGVGLFLAKKVIVAHGGSMVFESTESEGSTFGFRLPIKKLSTAPADDTDELKK; encoded by the coding sequence ATGCAGTTTAATGTAATTTATTATACTCTCTATTTGTCAGCTATCCTTGGAATCATTATAATATCCTTCCTCGTCTATTCTAGACGACGTGAACCAGAGTACCGCTATTTTGCTATATTTTCAGTTTTGCTTAGTCTTTGGCTTACTTTCCAATTTTGCACCCAACTCTTTTCTGATAACTTCGTAGTCAGTACGACTTTATTGCTGCGATTATCTGTGGCTGTAGCGCCTTTCTTCGCAATCTATTTCTATTTCTTTGCTATTGAGCATGCAGGTCTAAAAGCTAGGAAAAAGATTCATTTCATTCTACCTGCAATTTTGGCGCTAGTGACCATACAGAGCTCACTGGCGGTACAGAGTGGTACCGCCTCAATCGATGGAATCACATTGCGTGACGGTCCATTATATTTCCCCATTTTTGGAGTTGCTGCTGCCTACATTCTCGTGTCGATATTTTATATGTTCAAAGGCAACAAATCACCTAAAGTTAGTTCCAATCCTGCAAGGAAGCAGGCGAATAATATTCTTATAGCAGGTGTCTTGCAAGCTTTGATCATCATCTCTTTAGCGGCAATTTTTCTTTCTGAAGAACCACTAGCCCAGGTGCTGAGTCCTTTTGCTCTTTTTCTGATGGTTGCCATTTTCAGTTATGCAATAATTCGCCACCAGCTCTTCGATATACGACTAATCGCTGTAAGGGCACTAACATATTCATTTTCACTTGTTACAATTGCAGCACTCTATTCCTTGTTAGCTTTTGGTTTAATCAACACCGCGCTGGAAGGTCAGCATGATTTTCTACAAAAGGCTTTATATCTATTTATTGCACTTTTATTAGCTCTAACGTTTTCTCCTCTGAAGTCTTTCTTTGACAGGATTACTCGCACCATTTTCTATCAGGATTCATATAAATCACAAGAGGTGATTGATCGATTCAGCAGCACATTAGTGAGTACGGTTGATATTAAGGATTTAAGTCAAAATGCAGGGGAGATATTAAGATCAGCTATTAAATCGCAATACATTGCGATTCTGTTAGCTCCGACTAGTCAAGAAGACACTAAGCCACGCATTATGATAGATGGTCAAGATAAGGGGCTAAACCAAGAAGAGCTTTACGGGTCATTATCAAAACATTCTGAGAGATTATTCATACAAGATGAAATATACGGGGATCGAGAGCGTCAGAAAGTCTTTAAAAGTATGCATAATTCTAGTTGTGCAGTTGCTGCTCGTCTTGAAACCCATGGTGATTTTATCGGATATGTACTATTTGGTTTAAAAAACAACGGTAAACCGTATACGCATCAAGATATTGAGCTAATACGTATTACCACCGATGAATTAGCCTTGGGAATACAAAACACACTCAGATTTGAGGAGATTCAATCATTTAACGTTACGCTACAGGCAAAAGTTAATGAGGCAACATCACAGTTAAGACGTACTAACACAGAATTACGACGCCTTGACGAAGCCAAAGACGAATTCGTCAGTATGGCCTCGCATCAACTTCGCACGCCGCTAACGAGTGTTAAAGGCTACTTAAGCATGGTTCTTGAGGGAGATGCGGGCAAGATTAGCGATACACAAAAAAAGCTTTTGGGTGAAGCTTTCACAAGTAGCGAACGAATGGTACATTTAATCAATGATTTCTTAAACGTATCACGTCTGCAGACGGGTAAATTTATGCTGGAAAGTCGCGCACTAAATCTTGCAAAAATAGTTGGTCAAGAGGTTGATAGTTTGCAGTCAACAGCCGGAGCGCATGCCTTGAAGCTTCGTTACCGTATGCCATCACACTTTCCTATACTCTATATCGATGAAAGCAAGATTCGACAGGTGGTTATGAATTTTATTGATAACTCGATCTATTATTCAAAAGAAGACTCTACAATCACAGTTACTCTAGAGATTGAGGATTCAGAGGCTGTTTTGAAAGTTCACGATACAGGTATCGGAGTTCCCGAGGCGGAACAAGTTCATATATTTACCAAGTTCTTCCGCGCGGCAAATGCGCGTCGCCAGCGCCCCGATGGAACGGGCGTAGGACTTTTCCTG